In the genome of Harpia harpyja isolate bHarHar1 chromosome 8, bHarHar1 primary haplotype, whole genome shotgun sequence, the window ggtcctctccctccctctttccacTCTCCTCTTTGCCTcaccctttctctctctctctctctttctctgtctcttcccttCTTTAGGGGTCCTGCAGGCCGTGGATCATATCAACAGCACTGTCGCCCCGGCTCTCGTGGGCTCTGTAAGGATTTCTCTTTGTTCTCCCTTGTCCAACGCTTAACTCTGGTCCGTCTCTGTCCCCTGAtctctgtctctgcctctcttcATCTCGCTGGGTTAACAGACATAGTGATGCTCTCTGTGAACCTGGGCacacccctcctgccccccatgCCTGTATGTGTCCACAGCGATCTTTTCTCTGGCCAGAAAGGATTTAACGCTACCTGGTCCACCGCAGCATCTGTACCACCTAACGAGCCCCCTCGATGCTCCCTGCAGAGCTCTCTCTTTCAGACGTGCTCCTCCTCAAGCACTGAACCTCATCCACATGTCAGTGGCCTCACACCCAGCATTCGGGGTGTGATGAGCAGTGACCGTACCGTGCGAGGtctggcagccccccccccagcacagccttgCAGAGCAGGGGGGGGGCACATCTGCAACCTGTTTACACCTGAAGACCTGGAGCCTGCTCTGAGGAGAGCTGAGCTGAAGCCACACGTTACACCCCGTGCAGCCCGTGGTGGGGTCTGGCTGAGAGCCCAGCTCTCCCACCCCTGAAAAATACCCGGTGTGGCGGGGGGCTGCCTGTGTTAAGCCTAAACCTGGCTCTCCACCTCGCTCCCGGGGACGGCTCCATTCAGTCTACATTCGCTTGCTTGAGGTTGAGCATGCACTGTTGTTCTGCCTAGCTTCTGTGTGGCCACAGCACCACAAAGCTCCCTGGAAGCTGCCAAAAGGCTGGATAAATCCCCAAGGGAGTCCTGTGTCCCCAGCAACGCGTGGCCttgcctgggctgcagctgatcccttctccagcgtgggtacATCTACACTGCACTGCAGCAACCTCATCGTGGTTACCTAACTTGACTATATACCAAGGCACTAATTCCAGAGCTTTGTGTGTACATGTTCCCCCACGAGCTAATAAGGTCCCTGTACCCCCAGCTTCTCCATCAACACCTTTCCCGCACACCGGAGCCAACAGCTCTTCTCAGCCTCCCCTTCTCAGGAGCTGTTTCTTTCTTGCAGGGCCTCTCTGTTGTGGATCAAGAGAAGATAGACAATCTGATGCTCGAGATGGACGGCACGGAGAACAAATGTAATTCATTCCTCTTTTCTGGCCTGGGAAGTAAAGAGGGCTGGAGCGGGGGGGCACCGtcagagctgtggtgagcccagggctgggctggcaaGGGCACCCGCTGGGCAGGAGGTTGCTGCCTGAGAAGCCTAACTCCTCCTTGGTTTTGCCCGCAGCCAAGTTTGGTGCCAATGCTATCCTGGGAGTTTCGCTGGCCGTGTGCAAGGCGGGAGCTGCAGAGAAGGATGTCCCCCTGTACCGGCACATTGCTGACCTGGCCGGCAACTCCGATCTCATCCTTCCTGTGCCAGTAAGACTCCTCCGTCCTTGATATCCACCTTCAGAAACtccaaaagaaatttcaaagggTGTGTTGGGAGGTAGAGAAGGAAGGGATACAGGACTGAAACATCAGCCGAGTGCACTGCACTCGTCAAGGAAGCAAACCAAGGCCTGAGATTTGTCAGGTTTCAATACGGAAAAGAGGGGCCTGAGGAGGATACGGCAGAGATCGTGGCAGGGCTTGACTGAGGATCTCCCTCTCAGCACAAGAACCAGAGGGCATCGTGTGAACCCTCTGGGGCACAGTTCAGAACGAGGGCATATCGGTCTTCACACCAGGGGTAGCTGCCCTGTGAAACTCCTGCGAAACTCCTGTGAAACAAAGGGTGTTGTGGATGCTAAAATTTTCTCAGAGTCAAGGAGAAAGGTCCTGGAAGAGAGATTGACATAGCATTGCTGATAAACACATACAGATAAACACAGCCCAGATAAACATATATAGCTCAGGAGATCTCTGAGATCGAGGGAAAGTCGATCAGGTGGGAAAGTCCTCTCCAACTATTTGCTTTGAGCCACTATTGGAAGGAAGACCCCCCGGGCTTATGTGCCTTTGGTCTGATGCGTTGTAGCTGATGTGTCACGTTACCCTGTGGGACGTGGCCATGGATCTGAGAGCCTCCCCTAGGTAGCGCCAAGATCGGTTCCTTCAGCTCTGATTCTCTTACGGACTCTTGCAGGCTTTCAACGTGATCAATGGAGGTTCCCACGCAGGCAACAAACTGGCCATGCAGGAGTTCATGATCCTGCCTGTGGGAGCTGAAAGCTTCCGCGATGCCATGCGCATCGGGGCTGAAGTCTACCACAACCTCAAGAGCGTCATCAAGGAGAAGTATGGCAAAGATGCTACCAATGTGGGTGATGAGGGAGGCTTTGCCCCCAACATCCTGGAGAATAGTGAAGGTGAGAGCCCTGCAGAGATGGGGTGCCCTTGCCTGCAATGCTGTGGCTTCCTATACCTGGCTCACAGCATTCCCCAAAGATTGGTTCAAAATATGAGGCCTCGGGGTCATTGACCTCCTGTGTTAGGGAATGGTTTCTAAGCTCCTTCTCCTTGAGGTGGCCTTGATCTGTCACAGCCTCTCCCTACAAACCTTTCATGCGTGCGCACGCTTTTCCAAGGCCTTCCCCCAACTTGTCTCTGAGCTGTGGAATTGTACTTTAATTCCTCCTCGTCCCTTTGGACATGGCCTCCACAGCATCTCGGCACGTTTCTGTTGCGCTCTGGGCTCCCTTCTACCTCTCCCATCACCCCGTCAGACTCTCGGTGGCTCTCAGGACCCTCCCAGGGGAGGTTCCCACCGAAAGGCAGAGCTCTCTGCATGGGCTGACTCTCCTGACTGCaactctcctcctcccagctctggAGCTCCTCAAGGAAGCTATCGACAAGGCGGGCTACACGGACAAGATTGTCATCGGTATGGATGTGGCAGCCTCCGAGTTCTACCGTGATGGCAAATACGACCTGGACTTCAAGTCCCCAGATGACCCAAGCCGCTACATTTCTGCAGATGAGCTGGGCGACCTCTACCAAAGCTTTGTACGTGATTATCCAGGTGAGCTGCTGTGCTTGGCAGTAGGGAATCGGCACTGGTGTTGCATACTTAATGGGTGCATCCCCTCTGTGGTTTTGGGGTGGAAAGGGAGGTGGCTTTGACTCATGTCTCTTCTGTTGTCCCTTCAGTGGTCTCCATTGAGGATCCCTTTGACCAAGATGACTGGGAGGCCTGGTCCAAGTTCACGGCCAATGTGGGGATTCAGATAGTGGGCGACGACCTGACGGTGACAAACCCCAAGCGCATCGAGCGAGCTGTTGAAGAGAAGGCCTGCAACTGCCTCCTGCTCAAAGTCAACCAGATTGGATCCGTCACGGAGGCCATCCAAGCGTAAGTCCAGCCCGCCGCCCTTGTTGTCCTGCGAAAGGGCTGGCGGTGAACCACAGCAGGGTGTCACGCTATCCACTGGATGAATAGACTTCTCTCTCTTCCAGAGGGTAGGATGCtgagggtgggaggagagggtgcCTGGATCTCACGCTGTGCAGATGGTGGTTAGAGGAGTGGGAGCTACTGACTGCATTTCTCGCTCCTTGCAGCTGCAAGTTGGCCCAGGAGAACGGCTGGGGTGTGATGGTGAGCCACCGATCTGGGGAGACCGAAGACACCTTCATTGCTGATCTGGTCGTAGGACTGTGCACCGGGCAGGTAGGTGAGACCCAGGCCACGCACAGGCCTGGAGGAAAGCGAAGGGGTCTGAAGACAGAATCCCCTGTCCCGCCACGGGAAACTGGTGCAAGTCATAACTACAGTGTTTGTTTTGGGAAATGCTTTACAGATAAAGACGGGTGCTCCCTGCAGGTCTGAACGCCTGGCTAAATACAACCAGCTCATGAGGTAAGGGGCTCCAGGGACGGGAATGCAGAAGAGAGGACGGGGGAGTGACTAATTGGGGTGGGAGAAGTTGAAAGCCCAAGGGTAGATGGGGTTTGTAGGGGAAACGTTACGAAGAAAAGGCGCAGAGATGACAGTAGGATCCTGGGGAGATCTCTGGATGGGCTTTGTGGGGGAAACGTTATGAAGAAAAGGTGCAGAGATGACAGTAGGATCCCGGGGAGATCTCTGGAGCAgactccttccctcctcctgggcGCGAGGGTGCAGCCCCCCAGGCGCGGGAGCTGAGCTCCTCCGGCCCACGTCAGCTTGCTGCTGACGCACTGCGCCTCCGGTTCCCGGGTGCCTCCGACGCTCCCTCGCAGCAAGGGCCTGACGTGTGccgtctctctttctctcctgcagGATTGAGGAAGAGCTTGGCGATGAAGCACGCTTTGCCGGACACAACTTTCGCAACCCAAGTGTTCTTTGAATGTTGTCCCCAGGGCGCAGCCACCCTGCTGCTCGTTCCCACCTGACAGACTCTGAAGCCCCCTTCCCTCCACTGCTCccttttttgctctttctccccccctccgCCACCCGGTTCCCTCTCACCTCACCCCCCCTCGAGTTCAGGTGTCCCCGGCTAGATGTACCCAGGTGAAGGATGAGAGAGAGGCCTCCACCCTGTCCCTTGCTTTGGGGTCATAAGCATTTCTGGATCTAGGCATTGTGCGTCTCTTGTTTTTTTGTGCAGGGCCGTGTCTGAGCCACTCCGTTCACATGTTAGACTACGGGAGCGTGCTGCCTGGTGCGTTTCCCTTGTACGCCGAAGCATGCGCGGCGAACGTATGCGCGTCGGCTGGCGTGTTTGGACAAGTGTCGCACCCGTAGCTGCGTTTGGACGAGTGTCGCCAGTGGCTCGCTTTCATTGTGCATGTGTGTAGGTGTATGTGTACTGGCCTACGGCGTCCTTGTGCCCCAGGCGTGTGTTTGCGCTGAGCCGTCCGTGGTGGGACCCGAGCGTCCCCTCCTTCCACCCCGAGTGCTGTGCCGTGTTGGGCTGTGCTTGCCACCAGCTTAGCGTCGAAGAAGTGCACTGCTGTTCCTCACTGGGTGTGCGTGCGCGCGTGTGTGCTGTCAGTCTCCGGGTCAGCACGTAGTACTGTGGGGCGATATATTAAAACACATCCGTAAACGAACCCATGCTCTCATTTGCTTCTCGTgacctttttctctctgttccctccCCTCTTGCATTCCTTCACCCTCTCCTCCGCCCATAATGTCTGCTTCACCTTCTGGACAGCCCATGCTCAGCTGAGCAACAGACAAACTACAGATCCCTAAActcaattaaaatgtatttcacacCTGAGTTGCCTGGCTTGGCCTGATGTTTCTCTCTACACGCCACCGTTTGGGAAATGGGGACATTTTGCCATCAAAGCAGGAGAGGCTCACGCAGAAAGGTAACCGAAACAAGCAGAGGGGActggcaagagaaagaaaagtcccGGGTACCTCCGCCTCCTTTCACAGCCTTGTCCCACAGCCGGACAGCTCTGTCGGCCACCCAGCCGGAGAACACGGAGGGgaaggcgggtgggagggtgggaGTTGCCCCCACCCTCTCCACCAAACCACGTCACGTGAAGATCTGCTGTGCAGGGGTTTTAATGGTGCCCTCCACGGATGCCAAGACCTCGGGGTGGGCCACAGGCCAGCTGCCCACTGGACTCATGTGACGGTAAACTGGATCTGCACGTCTTTGGGAGAGAAAAAGCTGATCCTCCTCCCCCAAAAGGGGCTTGCAGAGCAGCGAACGGAGGGGTAGGTGGGACGTCAGTCTCTCTCAGCTCCATCTTGTTTCACAGGGGCAACGCAGCAGTGTTTGGGGATAGTAGCCCGTGCTCCAGCCGGTGCCCCAGCAGGCTGAGTGCCAGCAAACCCCAGCGCCTGCTCAACAGCGTTATTCTGGACAGACTCCAACAAAGGCGGGAGGCTGGGGGGTGCTACGGTGAGAAATCCAGGCCACGCTCTGATGCAGAATAAAGGCTAAAATCACCTTGCCCACCGTTACCGGTTCGTGTCAGTAGCCCCTCTATGTACTCGGGCACACTCAGGTCCCGCGAACCTCCTGCCCCACTTCACTACAGAAAGTTTCCAGACCCTCGCTTAAGCCACGCCGCCTTGTCTTGCGCGATGAGCAAGGACAAGGGTAAAGACCCAGGTTGCTCCAGCAAGTCCCAAGCCCCCCCAAGCCCTGACGCGggctttaaaattttaaaacgtTGGCGTTTCGCTGCCGGTTCTTTACCAAATAGCATAGGAAAGGGAGTAAGTTCAAGAAGGGAAGACAAAGGCTAGGGCACACATGcccagaacagaaaaaagagTGGGAGGGAGGATGTAAGGGCAGAGGCAGGATTGGTTTCTGGGGGATCACTGGTGAATACAGAGCAAATCTCGGCGGTGATGAATAGCTCGCGTCCCAGCTGCCGGCCCTCTCTCGTCAAGTCTCCCCCTCAGCCCCTCCGAGCAGCAGCGGGGCAAAACCCACCCCAGACTCCAACCCACGGGTGAACAAACCCACGCAAACCCCGCAGGACGCTCCCGGACGTGCCCGAGGATCGGCAGCAAAGGCAGACGTTcctgggggcgggcggggggatGTGCCGGGCCCCCCCACACCCCGTGGGGAGGCAGCggacccccccccacaccccgtgGGGAGGCAGCGGGGGATCGGCGCCACCGGCCCGGGGGCTGGCAGCCCGGAGGAGGGGAcgaggaggtggaggggggggccggggggggccgcaGCTGCCttctgggagctgtagtccggcCGCCGCTCGGGGAAGGCTCCATTTTCCTCAGCCactggggcggggagggggggtgtgtgtgcgtggtGTCCCCCCCGTGGTGtggtgacccccccccccgtggtGTGGTGACCCCCCCCTCGTGTTTGACCCCCCCTCCGTGGTGTGGTGTGACCAcccccccccggtgtcccccccgCAGCCACACGTCTGCCCCGCGAAAGCGCGTGGGCGCGACGGCGGGGTTTTGGGGCAGGAAAAGTGCGGTTTTGGGTGCGAGCGCGAGGCACGGGGAGCCGGCCGGTTTTTTTCCCAGGCATGCACCGAAACGGCTGGTTTCCTTTGTTTTACATGCTGGGATTTTGCAAAGGGTCTGGCTATTGCTGAGCGAGCAGGGCAGTTTTGGGGGAAATAAAGTTCCTTCGCTTTTCTGTTCCCAAGAGCATCTCCCCCCCGCCACGTTTGTCTTTTTTTGCGCAAGGAAGGAAATTTAAGTCCCCAAGGTAGTGCGTGTTGCCCATTTAAACGCAGCAACGCTGTAACAGCAGGGAACCCGTGTATCTCTACGTTGTGGTAAGAATTCGTTAGTGAAGAGTTACCGCCAGGGAGGTATTGCCACGTCCCTGTGGCAGGGAAGACGCGTGAAAGCACCGGGGTGGTGAGAATGCCTCGCGCCGTGGCGGTGCCTCACCTTGGTGCCTTTTCTGAATCAAAAGAGTTTGTCATCGATGGCACGGTGTATATAAGGAATATACGACTCCGCTATGTTTGCTTGGGTCACTGCAAATATTTATCCTTAGCCAACGCATCGTAAGGTACACGCTGCTTTCTCCTTGCCTCAGTGGCAGAGGTTTGCTTATAGTTTCTTTGTGATGGAAATGTCCAAACACTTTGCTATTCCCGCACCTGAGGACTCCTGGTGTATAAACTGATGTCTCCATCAGATTGCTGGCCACTACGCACGTTCCATCAGAGTATGAGGAACAGCAACAGCGCAGAGATGGGCCGGAGATGTGACAATGTCTGTGAAGGGAAACATTTGTTGGATTGGTTTTCTTTTAACTCTCAAATCATACCCTTCTTTAGATGACATTTGCAGAGCAATGTTGAGCTGTTAAAGGGATAATTTaacaccagcccccccccccaagcctgcagaattgttcttttgtttctaaatagGTGTGTGTGCCCATAAAGGAGCTGGAAGGGGAGATGGCACCGAATTAGGCTTGTTGTAGAGTGCCCAGGGAAGCCTTAATGCTGAAGAGCTACTGAATTTCTCCGGTATCTTTTCGTCTCTCTCAAGAACGACGGGGTTCTATTCAACCTTGGGAAACCAACACCTTGAACGCAGGAGGCTGTCAGAGACACGCTTCTGCTGAACATCTGACAAGAGGCCCAAAAATGTGGGTGCTGGATAACTCCTATAAGGTGCTGGGCACCTTACTCAAATGAAAAGCATTTGGCTCTGCTGCTGGAAGACTAAATACGGACAGCTTGGACAGGTTGTCAGGAGGAAGCTCGTTGTTATGAAGCTCGCTGCCTGGGCAAAGATCAGCTTACCGGAGCATTGCATGTCTCGATGTGGAAGCAGCTTAACTCTGTGCTACGCCATGGGTGGAGGGGCGGGGATAAAACACCTCTGTAAATGGTGCAGGTCCTACAGTTTTGGATAAACTGTGTGCATCTGCTGGCACAGCGCACATCCTGCTGCGCCTCAGAAATCAGCCGTGCAGCTATGACGTACCAGCACATCTAGTGGGCAACTCAACTGGGGTGATGGGTACGGTTACCACCCCTGCCCCTCACTTCTAGAGGCTGCCAGAGTGGCACATGAATGAGCCTCCGCAATTAACAGCTCCCTGAGCTGCAGCCCAGGCCCAATTTGCTTGATTAAATGGTAAACTGAGGCAGCTCATTGTTTCATTACCAGTCACCGAGCCATCTCGGCCATGGGGACAGCCATTGCTGGGAGACTGGTGTGACTGGGCAAGGAGTGATTCATCTACCAACAAACACCAGTTTGCAGGTACTACTTGTCTGAGGTTGAGAGCGCAAGCCAGGAGAAGCCATCGTGGGTGGCCCTGGCGGGGTTCTGGCTTGGAGAAAGACTTTCCCTAGCCCTAGCGCAGGCTAGAGCGCTTGCTTGCTTCTTGTTTTCATCAAGGAGACTACTATGTGCCGtgtgtctgtcgtggtttaaccccagccagcaactaagcaccatgcagccgcttgctcacttcccccccacccagtgggatggggaggagaatcgagaaaaaaaagtaaaactcatgggttgagataaagacagtttaatagggcagaaaggaagaaaataataatgataatataataataaaaaaatgacaataataacaataataataaaagaattggaatatacaaaacaagtgatgcacaatgcaatggctcaccactcgctgaccgatgcccagccagttcccgagctGTGATctgccccgtgcccccccccccccccactagctccccccagtttatatactgggcatgatgtcacatggtgtggaatacccctttggccagtttgggtcagctgccctggctgtgtcccctcccaactccttgtgcccctccagccttcttgctggctgagcatgagaaactgaaaaatccttgacttggtataaacactgcttagcaacaactgaaaacatcagtgtgttatcaacatccttctggtattaaatccaaaacataacactatagcagctactagaaagaaaattaactctatcccagctgaaaccaggacagtgtcaAAAAGGGAAACGGGGGTCTGTGTATTTTCAGAATCAGAGTTTCATAGGAAGATTGAGGTGGGGAGGGATGTCTGGAGGTCTCCGCTCCAaactcctgctcacagcagggctaGCCCCAGACCCTGCTCAGGCTGCTCGGGGCCTCGGCCAGGCGGTTCCCGAACATCTCCAAGGGGAACATTCCCCAGCCCCTACGGGGACCCGTGCCGGTGCTGAACTACCCTCAGGGAGGTTTTCCCTTTATCTAgtcagaatttcccttgttgcgAATTTTGTAACCATTTCACTGTGCATCCATCAGAAGAGCTTGGCTCTGACTTCTCTGTGCCCCCCCAAATAGCTGAAGAGAATAATTAGTTCCCCCCCTAACCTTTCTCTACTCCAGGCTGAAAGAATCGGCTCCTTCAGCCTCCCCTTGCATGCCATGGGCTCCAGCACCTTAATTATCGCATTGCTGCCCCCCCGCAGGACTCTCTCCGGTTTATCAGCACCCCTCCTGGGCTGTATTTCTGTAAGAAGGCTACATCCCAGCCAAGGCCTCTTGTTTCACAGGCTGCTGTTTGTGCCCTGGCAGAACTGGAAAGCAGTGGGATGACGCAGCTGGAGAGACCTCAGGAGGCGGCGTGTCCCATCTCCCTGCTCCGAGGGAGGACCAGTTGCACCCCAGCAAGCTCGGTCTCTGCTTGCCGAGCCTCCTAGCTGGCTCACAGACTCCCCGAGTCATTTATGCATCCTGAAAAGATACAGCTAATAACGCTCTTGATTTGCCCAAGGTCTTCAATCTGTTGATTTCAAAggtgggagaattttttttttcccatgttctgcAGCCAGCTCACCTTGGTCCCTCTGCACAACCGCTTGTGTTTCTCTTGTCTATTTTCCACTTAATGCTGGCCGTCCTGAATCAGAGCAGGGTGCGGTTTTACCTAGCAGCAATTTGGCTATGAGGATTTctgagcagggaaggggaaatggTTTGTTGCCTTTGCTGACAGCACCCGTGTCGATCCTCCTCACAGCCCTCTGGAAGCCTGCTCCTGGTCACATCGTCCACAGCTTGTCCTCAGCCAGCCAGAGACCCAGAAAAGGTCTTGACCAGCTGCACTTGTCTTCTATCACTCCTCGTTTTTCATCCCTCTGGCCAAAAACCTTGGCCATCAGCGGAGATGCTGCTCCTTGTCCACAAGTAAGGCAGGATTATACAAATGCAAATTGTTACCCTGCCCCCCTGGTCCTGCTTCTCTCGTGAATCACCTCTGATGACTTTTCATAAACTAAGAGCGTGGGCTTTACAGGAGACAGGCCACCTTCGGCTGCCTTCTTGAAATAACGCTAAACCTAGTAAGATTTCATAAGGCATTGGCGTGTCTGCCTCTTTTCTTATGGAAATGGTAAATGACACTAAAATCTTGATAATAAATTTAACATTGGTTTAAGTCAAATTTTTGAACTCAGGCAACCGACCTGGTTTATGGGAGATGACGACGTGAAAACCATGCGGGGCTTGACTTTGTGCTTACATAAACTCGGTGTCACACGTTACTGATCCAGAAGACCCTGGGACTGCAGCAAAACCAACCGCTGTAGCTTTCACTGAGGCTTTTCCCCAAATCACAAACCTTAGGGATCTGCGTATTTTGTTCAGCATCCGGAGAACAGGGATTTTGACAAGATCTTCCTCCTTCCATGAATCATCACTTTGGCCTCTAAGGGTCACACTCATGAGCTCGGGACGTGAGGCTGTCAGCTCCCGAGGTAACAGTTTGAAGCAGCCGTGAGTGACGGCTACAAACACTACTACCTCagcagcagtaataataataataataataataataataataatagtaatatttgttcttgttttctgggGCTCAGCGTGGTGAGCCCCTTTGTGAAGCAGGCAACGCTTCCCTCTGTGCTGGGGATCAACAGGGTGTTCTCTTCAACGTAGCACCTCATCAAAATAATATCCTGAAATGTTTCGGACCGACCACCCAACATCGGTGGGTGTTTTTGCAAATGTTTGCCATGGCTTTTCCAATCCCTCAACTCCACGTGTGGAAACCAGAAAGTCTTAGGGAACAATAGCACCCCGGGATTACCGCTGGCAGGGCGGAGGCTCTCGGCAAGGGTCAAGACAAAGAGCTAGGTTGGGGAGAAGGGCGGATGAAAGAACGAACGAAGGCTGGAGACACGAGGCGTGCTTGTGTTGTGCAACGGGGCGCTGCGTGCCAACGGGGCCGGCTCGGGAGCGAGAGGCACCGAGGGCAACGCCGCGTCCAGAATAAACAGGGACGCCCCAAAACGGCACCGTACCCCGGGGAAGAGGGTGTGGAACAAACGCGTCGGGAGCCGTTGGCTTACGAGGGTGTTGCAGGGACATTGTTATTGATGTTTTCAAAGTGTTGGGGCGATTAGCGCTACAGAAAAACCCACGAGGAGATGAATCCATCTGTAGTCAGTGCCGAGTTTGGATGCCATACAGCGAACAGCGCTTGGAGCCATGTAACGGACAATAAGAATTACTGAATAAAAACCCGTTGAGAGAGCACCATCCAGCCCGCTCACTGAAAAGGTCCTGCCGAGGAAATGTTTTGCGATTATACTTAAAGGCTACCGGAGCGCAATACAAGGACTTGCCCATACGCATCCAAAGCCTCTCTTATTTAAACGTGCAGACAGACATGCCCGCCTCGGTGCGACGCAGCCGGGGGGTTTGCTCGTACGACCGGCCTCATTTTCCGAGTCTCCAGCGGTCAGTGCCGGGGGGTCACCCCCAGCTTCTTCCCCGGCCCACGCTCCCCAGCTCCAGCCGGCCGTGCTCCCAGAGCTCTCCGGGGCAGCGGCTGTCGTTGGATCAGAGCCTTCACGGATTTACCGGGTAACAAAACCAACGGCCCCCCCTGCTCCGCTCCCGCTTCCCAAAAGTCTTCCTTCCACGGCAACTTTTCCAAAATGGCCATGTAGGCCCCCGGTGGGGCTGAACTCCCCgacgcggggggggggtggtggtggcagggGGGGGTGCAGCCGCTTTTCTAAGCACACGGGGGAGGATGtttcacatttttaacatctgggTGAACCGGAGCTCCTCGCTTCGAGTGGgagggcccggggcggggggggggggggggggagcgatgTGGCGCCGCTCGAGGCCCGCCGCCGGGGCGAGGCCCCCCCCAGCCGGTTCTCCGCAGCCCTACCgctttgctggggggggggggaaccaggacactccccccccctcccgccccaagcccccccccccaccgcgggGGCGGCCCCGTCGCGCTGCGGGCGGGGCGGCCAGCCCCCCCggcccgtcccccccccccccggccggcggTTCTCCCTTTGTGCCGTTGCCACGGTAACCGGGCGGGGGATGGGAGgcgagcgcgggggggggggggagagcgggaACGCGCGCGGCGCGTTCCCGCGCTGCATGCTAATGAGCGCCAGGCAggcggcccccgcccccgccaaccccccccccggggggaggCCTCTCCgcaggccccggccccgcacccgGCGgttctttcctcccccccccccccccaaaaaaaaaggctCCTCTGGGGTCTCCCCGGTCTTTGTGCCGGCGCCGGGGTGGGtcggggtttggggggggggggggatttgtgTGTGTTTcgcggggaggggcggcggcgaagcgcggctgggggggggcgatggggcggaggagcggggggggggcttgtTCTCGGCTCTTCGGAAATGGGAGGTGGCTAAGGCGGGCAGCGGTCGGAGCGATGGGAGGGCGGCGgggcagaggcggcggcggcgacgccTGAACGCGGG includes:
- the ENO2 gene encoding gamma-enolase isoform X1, which codes for MGWGRRGWIWACHLASSELAPPGAGGCGQRDVTAGNTTTLTMAVERIHAREILDSRGNPTVEVDLYTHKGMFRAAVPSGASTGIYEALELRDNDKSRFLGKGVLQAVDHINSTVAPALVGSGLSVVDQEKIDNLMLEMDGTENKSKFGANAILGVSLAVCKAGAAEKDVPLYRHIADLAGNSDLILPVPAFNVINGGSHAGNKLAMQEFMILPVGAESFRDAMRIGAEVYHNLKSVIKEKYGKDATNVGDEGGFAPNILENSEALELLKEAIDKAGYTDKIVIGMDVAASEFYRDGKYDLDFKSPDDPSRYISADELGDLYQSFVRDYPVVSIEDPFDQDDWEAWSKFTANVGIQIVGDDLTVTNPKRIERAVEEKACNCLLLKVNQIGSVTEAIQACKLAQENGWGVMVSHRSGETEDTFIADLVVGLCTGQIKTGAPCRSERLAKYNQLMRIEEELGDEARFAGHNFRNPSVL
- the ENO2 gene encoding gamma-enolase isoform X2, which gives rise to MAVERIHAREILDSRGNPTVEVDLYTHKGMFRAAVPSGASTGIYEALELRDNDKSRFLGKGVLQAVDHINSTVAPALVGSGLSVVDQEKIDNLMLEMDGTENKSKFGANAILGVSLAVCKAGAAEKDVPLYRHIADLAGNSDLILPVPAFNVINGGSHAGNKLAMQEFMILPVGAESFRDAMRIGAEVYHNLKSVIKEKYGKDATNVGDEGGFAPNILENSEALELLKEAIDKAGYTDKIVIGMDVAASEFYRDGKYDLDFKSPDDPSRYISADELGDLYQSFVRDYPVVSIEDPFDQDDWEAWSKFTANVGIQIVGDDLTVTNPKRIERAVEEKACNCLLLKVNQIGSVTEAIQACKLAQENGWGVMVSHRSGETEDTFIADLVVGLCTGQIKTGAPCRSERLAKYNQLMRIEEELGDEARFAGHNFRNPSVL